Within Flavobacterium pisciphilum, the genomic segment ATGCCTAATAAGGTAAAAAGCTCTTCTTTTTTGTTTAAAGCTATTGAGATTGATTTACCATTAGTCAATTCTACTGTATTCCCATTAATGCTTCTTACAGCTTCTAAATTGAGAATAAAAGAACGCTGCACACGGAAAAAATTCGGAAGATTAAGAATTTCTTCCATTGCTTTAAGAGTCACCTGTGTGGTAAAAGTTCCTGAAGGAATAATAATTTTAAGATAATCACCTTGGGCTTCTATGTATAAGATTTCGTCAAATAAAATCTTAACCAGCTTTCCTTCTGATTTTATAAATATTCTGTCTGTATGAATCTGTTGCTGAATTGCTGCCACCTGACTTAGTGAAATTTTTTCCTTCGCCCTATTAACCGCCTTTAAAAAACGATCAAATCGAACTGGTTTTACTAAATAATCTGTTACTCCTGCCTCAAAGCCATCCAAAGCAAAATCACGATGTGCTGTAATAAAAATCACTACTGGCGGATATACTAACGAACGTAACAATTCCATTCCGCTAATCTTAGGCATTTGGATATCACTAAAAACAATATCTACAGCATTGTTGTGCAAATATGCCAATGCCTCAATAGGATCTTCAAACGAAGCAACAAGTTCTAGATAAGGAATTTCTTTTACGAATGTTTCTATAACTGATCTCCCTAATGGCTCATCATCTATTACGATGCAAATTAATTTATTCATTAGTCTAAATCTATTATTAAATTGACTTTAAATTTTGTTTCCAGATTTTCAATATCCAATTGGTATTTATTAGGATACAATAGCTGCAATCGTTTACGAGCATTTGTAATTCCTATACCGCCAAATTCGTTGTTCTTCATTCCTTGCTCTACATCATTTTCAAGTTGGAAACTGAACTTTTTATCTTGAACTTTTATTTCTAAGTATATAAACTGTTCCTTATTTCCTTTTAGTCCATATTTAAATGCGTTTTCTATAAATGTAAAAGTCAATAAAGGCGCTATGTACAATCCCAATACATCTTCCTCGTTTGGAATGTGAAATTGAATGTTTTTATCTGCAGAATACCTCATTTTCTCCAATTCGAAATAATTTTTTATAAAACCCAATTCCTTTTCTAATGCTACTTTTTCAGTATTAGATTCATAAAGGGTATAGCTCATAATATCAGAAAGATTCAGAATAACTTCTGGTGTACTATCATCTTTTTTAATAGAAAGACCATAAAGATTATTTAATGTATTAAAAAGAAAATGCGGATTGAGCTGGGCTTTCAGAAAGTTCTTTTCAATATTGATATTTTGAATTTCTAAGTCCGCTTTCTGATTCTGAATATTTAAAGTTTTACTATAAAGCTTAGAGATTTCAAAAAGAATTTTCACGAAAAAGAAAGGAGATAAAATTGTAATAATAATGAATGCTTGTGAAACCATTCTTCTTACTGAAATTGCTTCCAAAAAAGTTTGGCTTGCTGCCATTTTTATCGCTCCTTTAAGCTCCCCTTTATCAATTTCAAATCCAAGTGAATGATATAGCAACGAAAAAAAATAAGTTCCCGCCATCCAAATAAAAACTGATACAATAAAAGTAATCAGCAGCAAAAACAGCACTCTAACCTTACCTCCCGAAAAAATTATAGGCAACAACAAATAAAAGAATATGTAAAACACTATCATATTTACAGTTGTCATTCTAACTGCAAGAATAAAAGCATTGAAATAAGACAGTTGATATGCCAGCACATAACTTAAAATCAATAGTATTGAGAAACTCAACCACATAAAGACATGAAGCAGAATCCGATTTCTCTTAGTGTAAAATTCATCAAAATTAAATTCAGCTATTTTACTTGCTAAGTAATTTGAGAAAATCTTTTTGTCTTGCATTAAATACATTTTATATGAAGCAAATTTAAATATAGTTTTTGAAGTTGTTCCCTTAATTATAATATTCTGATAATAGCATTTATTAAATTAACAGCATTATGCCCTAAAATTGAATAAACAAGATTACCTGAGAATTTACGAAGTACTCCAAGACTTAAAGATGAAATTAAAGTGAGGTAAACTATTGTAATAATATCAAACTTAAATTGGTAGTCTTCTGTTAAGAACACTCCGTGACCAATACCAAATAATAGGGTAACAATCAAGAATCCCCAACCAAATTTAATTCCTTTGAAATCCCATTTTGGCAAAAAGGCTTTATCTAGTAGCCACAAACTGATTCCTCTAAATACAATTTCTTCTGTTAAGCCAGGCATTGTCGCCTGAAATGCAAAAGTTTCAAAATCAAATGTTCCTCCTTTTGGAAACAAAATCAACTTAAAGACCACATCAAAAAACAAGAAGCCAAGGAAAAGTAAAACACCAAATTTCAATTGTCTTCCTGAATTAGTTTTGGTTGTAAATCCAATTTGTTCACGGTCTTCTTTACTAACCGAAAAAATAATTCCCAATGCTAAAACCAAGCTGAGAATTTTCCCAATCCATGTAAATTTCAATCCTAGAAATTCAAGACTAAGATACCTTTGACTAAACTGTTGCAGATAACAATCTGCTAAAAAATACAGTATAAAAAATAAGAGAAACTTCAGATTTACTTTTTTAACATTGATAAAAGCAAAAATGAAAAGTGGCAGAATAACTAAAAGCCAGATAAGCGGTGTAAGTGGTGACATAGGTTAGATTTTTTCTTCAAAAGTATTAGTACAATACATTGATTAAAAAACCTACCGACGAAAGAGCTTCTCCAACCGACAAAAATTATTTATTAGTCGATAATCTTATTTCTCTCTCTTTAATATCCCACTACTGACACTATTTTATAAAATTGAATTATAAATTTTTCAAATCATCAACAGTATAAAACTTAAGATCATTATCTATGGCATATTTGCATAATTCTTCTAAAGCAGCAAGGGGCGTTTCTAACCTTTCATCAGCATTATCTACTGTTTTATGACCATAGAAAATAACAATCTTGTTGTGCTTTTTGGCATAATCCATTAAGGTTTTATAATAGTTTACATTAAACTGTTTATAATCATCGTCGATACCCAAACCATAAATTACCCTATTCCCCTCATAATAACAATACTGAGATTCGGGAGGCAACATACCATAGGTAGTTCCTCTTATGATATCAAAATATTTCAATAATTTCTTATCAAGTGCAGCATCACGTGCTCCATCAGGATAAGCAAATGAACGAATATTAAATCCGTCTTTATTCATGGCAGTTTTTAAAGGAATTATTTCATTTTTAATGTATTTATTAAGTCCATAAGCAGCCGAATATTTAAGTGCATTCTCATGATTATACCCATGTCCTGCTATATCATGCCCCATATCTTGCAAGTAGTGTAGTTTTTTCTTTTGTATGGCGGTCAACGAATCATATTTACATATAAAAAAAGTTGCCTTCCACCCTAGGTGATGCAATCTTTTTTCAGCATTATACCAATCTTCAACATAATTATCATCAAACGACAACAATATTCCTGGCTTATATTCTTTTGCTATAGGCGCAACAACTTTCGGTTTCTCCTCTTCTGAATAAATACGCGCTGTAATAAATAAAATGCCTACAGTAAGAAGACCGATAAGTGCATATGTAATTTTATTCATAATAGAGATTTTGTTATCGAATTTAGTCAAATCCTTGATTAAAACCTAAGAATAAAAAGCTACTTTAGAGGCGACAGAATAAAACCTCTTTCTGTTTAAATTTACAACTCAATAATTACCTCATGGATTCTTTTACTCAGATTGTGCTAGGAATTGCAACTGCCGAATTATGTGCAGGCGAGAAACTACATCGCAAAACGATTTTATATGGTGCCATTCTAGGAACCATTCCTGATCTAGATGTCGTTTTGGGGCAATTTTTAAATCCTGTTGATGGCGTAGCAATACATCGAGGACTAAGTCATTCCTTATTATTTTTCGGATTACTTTCCCCTATTTTAGGTTTGGCTATTACCAAAATAGAACGGGAAAAAATTAATTTCCGTACAGCTTCTTTGATGGTGTTCTGGTGTTTGTTTACCCATGTTCTTTTAGATATGTTTACCTCTTGGGGAACACAAATCTTTTGGCCTCTGCCTGATCGCATCGCCTTAAAAACTATTTTTGTAATTGATCCTCTCTATACACTTCCACTACTTATTTGCTTGATTTTAGCTTGGCGAAAACCTACTTTCTCTCTGCGAAAAAAATATGTTCTACGAGGTATATACATCAGTTCATTCTATTTACTGTTAACTTGTGGATTGAAACTATACGCTTTACATCAATTTAAAAATGCATTGCAAGAACAGCATATAACCTACGATGACCTTATCGTAAAACCTACTGCCTTTAATTGTATTTTATGGAATGCTAATGTAGCCACAAAAGAGGCTTACTTATTGGGTGATTATTCGCTATTTGATAGCCAGCCAATAACTTTTGAACGTTATGAAAAAAACAATAACTTATCACAACAGCTTGCTGGCAATCCCGACTTTGAGACCTTAAAAAAAGTAAGCGAAGGATGGTATATAGTAACCCAAAAAGAGAATGAATATCACTTTAATGATTTACGTTTTGGTTTACTTACTAAAGATCCTAAACAACCACAATTTGCTTTTAGCTATGTTTTTAAAGATGAAAACGGAAAACTAAGAGCACAAGAAGTACCTAAAGAAAAACGTGATGGAAAAGCCTTAATGAAAGGAATCCTAAATAGGATTAAAGGAAATTAAAAATGCTTGCCAGCAATATTGCTTTAAAACCCTACTGAGTACTTCATTTTGAGAAATACCATATCATTTTGATAGTGTTTATTTTATACTAACAACACCAAACTAAACACAACTAATTAAATACCAATAAACTAAATAAAAACAATAAATAGAGGTACCATGTTTGCAACCATAATGAAAAACCCTAATCATTATGACACTCCCAAACCAAAAAAAAATCCGAAACAGCTCCCTACATCGCCATAAATTAAAAAAATTAACTCAAGTCAGGGAAAGACTCACACCAGGTCAATTACTGTTTATTACCTATGCAATTGTATTCTTATTTGCTGCAATACTAAAAATTACAACTATGTAGTAGGAAGAAACACCATAATAAAAAAATGCTCGAATATACAGCTTATGTACATTCGAGCATATTTATTTATAACTCTTTTTTATCTATTTCCCTTGAGCTAAACCACGTGTTAACCAACCGCTTTTATTAGCAGTAGCAATTGCATAAGGAGTAATCCAAAACAATCCAAAGGTGAAAAGAATACTATATGAATAAGCCCAAAATGACTCAGAGATACTATGTCTTTTAGCATAAAATAAAGCTGAAAAACTAGATACAATCATGATGCTTAAAAGTGTAGATCCGAAAAACAATATTGGATGTACTGCTATAAAAAACAACATAAATAAGACAAATGGATAGGCCATAACAATCTTCAATGATTGATCTAAAAATAAAATTCTTGTACCTAATTTAGATCCTTTTCTAAAATCTTTAAAAACATATTTTGCCATCATTAGATTCTCACGTACATTACTTCTACCCCATCTGATAAACATTTTATACAATCCTGTATAACTTTCAGGTACATTAGTTAACACGTATGAATTTCTTTGAAACAATACTTGACGTCCTTGTTTTAAAATCATATTAGTCATTGCACGGTCTTCACCAATATCTGATGGTTGTCCCATAAAAGTTTGGTTAATCCATTCTGGAAGACACTCATATACTGCCTCACTACGGTAAGCAGCTAAAGCTCCTGGAGTACAAAGTACTGATCCCAAAACACTTTCGGCAGAACGTGCAAACTCAAAACTCATTACAAAACTTACATTTAGCATTTTAGGAAGTATCGCTTTTTTATTATTTAAAACGAGAACATTTCCTGCAACAGCACCACAATTTTCATTAGTTATAAAAGGACTAACTAAATTTCGTACTGTATCTTTTTTCACAACTGAATCACTATCAACAGTAACAAAAATTTCTCCAGTTCCTAATTCAAATCCACGGTAAAGTGCGTGACGTTTTCCTTGATTTTTAGGTTGCTGATAAATTGACAATCTATCTCCTAATTTTATTTTTGCTTGTTGCATCCAGTACCAAGTATCATCCTTACTTCCATCATCAATAGCAAGGATTTGCATTTTTTGCTCTGGAAAATCACTCTCAGCTAAACTTATTAAAGTATCCAAAACCAATTTCCCTTCATTGTATGCTGGAACAATTATTGTACAAGTAGGCAATAACTCATCTGAAACAGATTCGATAGGTTTGTAACGGAAATAAAGGAATAAATTATATAGAAAAACTCCTGTCTTAAATAAAAAAAAGACTGTCGTTATTACCAAAAATGGATAACCCCATGTTGAGTTTATTCTCTCTATATGAAATTGATCAAAGTCTGATTGGAATTTATAAACTAAGAAAGCGCCTGCCAGCATTAATACAAAACTGCTTATAAGTACAATAAAACCTAAAGGACTTGAGTTTACTTTAATTGCTTTCTTTAATGATTTGGCGTTAATGTTAAAAATAGAACTTGCTAAAGAATGTTCATTGCTATTTGTAGTACTATTTGCTGCGTATAATTGTTTTGAAATTGTTTCAGTTTTCATGCTTGTATTCTTATATTACTATATTAGGCTCTTATTTAAATGCCACCTCCTTTTTCATTTGTTTTTGATGTCGATTATGAAATTCAACGACCAAATTAAATGGTATACAGGAATAGACAATTCATATTTAGCAAGCCTTGTGCCATTATAGTTTTTAATAGAAAATGAGGCAATTACAATAGTATTTGCTCATTTATTGTGTATACCTGTTACCCAAATTGGGTAAAAATTACACACATTGTATCTTTTTATAGAATAAGCAGAATCAGTATAACATGCTATAATTTATACTTTATACAATAACTTTATAGTGGTGATTAATCCCAGTTTTAATTCTTTGCAGGCATGAGATAGCAGCCCCAACAAATCATACTTTACAAACAGTTTAAAACATAGCTGTAATTGTAAGTTGTCAGGAAAAATTGAAGCAAGAAAAAGAAAAGATTATTTATCGGCAGTCAATGCTTTGATTAATTCATCTAATTTGTTTCCATGAATATTCTTGGCGAGGATAATTCCGTTTTTATCAATTAGAGCATTAAAAGGAATTGATTGAATTTTATAATTTAATACAGCCGGAGAATTCCATAGTTTTAAATCACTCACTTGAGTCCATGGTTGTTTTAATTTTGCCATAGCTCCTAACCAAGCTGGTTTCTTTGAATCTAAAGAAACACCATAAATCATAAACTTATTAGGGTACTTTTGGTACAATTTCAATAATTCAGGTTGCTCTTTAACACAAGGTCCGCACCATGATGCCCAAAAATCAACTAATACTAATGCCCCTCTCATAGAAGAAAGCGAGATCACATTTCCTTTAGCATCTGGAAGATCCAGATCTGGAATTATATCTCCTATTTCAAGACCTTCAGTTTGTGCATTAGCACTAGTAAATGAGCAAATTAAAAATGTAAGCGTAAAAAATAAATTCTTCATAGGTTCGTGTTAATTTACAAGTATTTGGGAATGCTTGATTATACTGTTTAAGAAGAAGAAATAGAATAAACAACAATTGGTATCTCTCCAATTTCTCCCATGCGAATTTAAAAATATTTTTCACTAATTAAGAATAGTTTTTCTTTGACACAAATTATAACTCTTTAAAATTATACTAAGTTTGTAGTACAGCCTTGAAAATAAAAATTACTACAATGAATTTAAGGAACTTAGTTAGTCATTAGCAAAGTAAAAACACGATAGAAGGCAGTAAACCAATAAAGAAATAAAACTATAAAAATGAAGCAAGCAATTATCAATACAACTATACACACTGGTGAAGAAATAATTAATAACGGAGTCATTATTATCGAGAACGGAACGATACTTTCTGTTCAAAAAGAAATTCCAAATGATATTAAGACAATTGATCTAAAAGGAAATCATATCGCAGCTGGATTTATAGATATTCAAATAAACGGTGGTGAAAAACTTTATTTTAGCCAAACACCTACCGAGGAAACCATTCAAGATATATACGAATCAAGTCTTAAATACAGCACAACACATGTACTTCCGTGCTTAATATCCTCATCTAAGGAAACAATTCTCCAAGGAATAGAAGCAGTACGTAATTATAAAGAAAAATATAACAATGGTGTAATCGGAATGCATTTGGAAGGACCTTTTTTAAATCCTTTAAAACGTGGAGCACATAGTATCGACCAAGTTCGTAAACCAACCAATTCAGAGCTAGAGGAAATTATTCGTCACGGGAAAGATGTCATAAAAGTAATCACGATTGCTCCTGAATGTTTTACTGATGAACAACTAAATATGTTATTAGAAAGTGGTATTACAATTTCGATAGGACATTCGACCATTACACATAAAGAAGCCCAAGTTTATTTCTCTAAAGGCATAAAACTCGTAACCCATTTATTTAATGCTATGACGCAATTTGGTCATCGAGAACCAGGTTTAGTTGGTGCAACTCTAGAAAATGAAAATGTATATGCTCCAGTAATTTTAGATGGTGCACATTGTGATTATGCTGCAGCAAAATTGGCATATAAACTAAAACAGGATAAATTTTTCTTAATTAGCGATGCAACATTTTTAGGACGTAAAATAGCCGATTTTAAGTGGGGAAATTTTGATGCACACTTAGAAAATGGTTTCTATAGAAACAACGAAGGCAATCTAGCAGGCGCAACAATATCTATGCAAGAAGCAGTACAAAACGCTTATAATCATTTAAACGTATCAGCAGACGAAGCTGTAAAAATGGCTTCTACTCATGTAGCAAATGCTATAGGTATGGGAAATAAATTAGGAAAAATAAAAACTGGATTTCCTGCAAGCTTTGTCAAATTCAACGCTGATTTAACGACAATAGAAACATTGAATTTCAATACTATTTAAGCAGTTGTTTCAGAGGCTAACCAAATAACTAAGCCCGCATGGGGATTATTTAGTAATTAACACCGATTAAAATCATTACCCACATTTTAATCTGTGCTAAAATTCTAAAGCGCTATTGCTTCACTTTCTTTTTTTAATATCGTTTTTAGCTGAGGAGCAAAATCTATTCCCCACTTATCAAGAGCAACAATTAAAGGCAAAAGCGATTCACCAGTTTCAGTAAGATAATATTCTACTCGTAAGGGAACTTCTGTATAAATTGTTTTTGCCAAAAGCCCATGCGATTCCAGTTCTCTTAATTGGTTTTGCAATACTCGCTTGCTAATACCATTAATAGCTAGAACCAAATCTTTAGGTCTTTTAATTCCTTTATAGATTTCATCTAGTAAACAAAATTTCCATTTAGAACCTACCACTTCCATTGCAACAGTAAGACCACAATTATAATCTATCGGAATTTTTCGTTGGTACATAGTTTTAGTTTCATTTGTTGATTTACAAAAGTAACCATAAATGAAGAATTTGCCTTA encodes:
- a CDS encoding LytR/AlgR family response regulator transcription factor; amino-acid sequence: MNKLICIVIDDEPLGRSVIETFVKEIPYLELVASFEDPIEALAYLHNNAVDIVFSDIQMPKISGMELLRSLVYPPVVIFITAHRDFALDGFEAGVTDYLVKPVRFDRFLKAVNRAKEKISLSQVAAIQQQIHTDRIFIKSEGKLVKILFDEILYIEAQGDYLKIIIPSGTFTTQVTLKAMEEILNLPNFFRVQRSFILNLEAVRSINGNTVELTNGKSISIALNKKEELFTLLGIK
- a CDS encoding sensor histidine kinase, whose protein sequence is MQDKKIFSNYLASKIAEFNFDEFYTKRNRILLHVFMWLSFSILLILSYVLAYQLSYFNAFILAVRMTTVNMIVFYIFFYLLLPIIFSGGKVRVLFLLLITFIVSVFIWMAGTYFFSLLYHSLGFEIDKGELKGAIKMAASQTFLEAISVRRMVSQAFIIITILSPFFFVKILFEISKLYSKTLNIQNQKADLEIQNINIEKNFLKAQLNPHFLFNTLNNLYGLSIKKDDSTPEVILNLSDIMSYTLYESNTEKVALEKELGFIKNYFELEKMRYSADKNIQFHIPNEEDVLGLYIAPLLTFTFIENAFKYGLKGNKEQFIYLEIKVQDKKFSFQLENDVEQGMKNNEFGGIGITNARKRLQLLYPNKYQLDIENLETKFKVNLIIDLD
- a CDS encoding CPBP family intramembrane glutamic endopeptidase, with the translated sequence MSPLTPLIWLLVILPLFIFAFINVKKVNLKFLLFFILYFLADCYLQQFSQRYLSLEFLGLKFTWIGKILSLVLALGIIFSVSKEDREQIGFTTKTNSGRQLKFGVLLFLGFLFFDVVFKLILFPKGGTFDFETFAFQATMPGLTEEIVFRGISLWLLDKAFLPKWDFKGIKFGWGFLIVTLLFGIGHGVFLTEDYQFKFDIITIVYLTLISSLSLGVLRKFSGNLVYSILGHNAVNLINAIIRIL
- a CDS encoding polysaccharide deacetylase family protein; this encodes MNKITYALIGLLTVGILFITARIYSEEEKPKVVAPIAKEYKPGILLSFDDNYVEDWYNAEKRLHHLGWKATFFICKYDSLTAIQKKKLHYLQDMGHDIAGHGYNHENALKYSAAYGLNKYIKNEIIPLKTAMNKDGFNIRSFAYPDGARDAALDKKLLKYFDIIRGTTYGMLPPESQYCYYEGNRVIYGLGIDDDYKQFNVNYYKTLMDYAKKHNKIVIFYGHKTVDNADERLETPLAALEELCKYAIDNDLKFYTVDDLKNL
- a CDS encoding metal-dependent hydrolase encodes the protein MDSFTQIVLGIATAELCAGEKLHRKTILYGAILGTIPDLDVVLGQFLNPVDGVAIHRGLSHSLLFFGLLSPILGLAITKIEREKINFRTASLMVFWCLFTHVLLDMFTSWGTQIFWPLPDRIALKTIFVIDPLYTLPLLICLILAWRKPTFSLRKKYVLRGIYISSFYLLLTCGLKLYALHQFKNALQEQHITYDDLIVKPTAFNCILWNANVATKEAYLLGDYSLFDSQPITFERYEKNNNLSQQLAGNPDFETLKKVSEGWYIVTQKENEYHFNDLRFGLLTKDPKQPQFAFSYVFKDENGKLRAQEVPKEKRDGKALMKGILNRIKGN
- a CDS encoding glycosyltransferase; translated protein: MKTETISKQLYAANSTTNSNEHSLASSIFNINAKSLKKAIKVNSSPLGFIVLISSFVLMLAGAFLVYKFQSDFDQFHIERINSTWGYPFLVITTVFFLFKTGVFLYNLFLYFRYKPIESVSDELLPTCTIIVPAYNEGKLVLDTLISLAESDFPEQKMQILAIDDGSKDDTWYWMQQAKIKLGDRLSIYQQPKNQGKRHALYRGFELGTGEIFVTVDSDSVVKKDTVRNLVSPFITNENCGAVAGNVLVLNNKKAILPKMLNVSFVMSFEFARSAESVLGSVLCTPGALAAYRSEAVYECLPEWINQTFMGQPSDIGEDRAMTNMILKQGRQVLFQRNSYVLTNVPESYTGLYKMFIRWGRSNVRENLMMAKYVFKDFRKGSKLGTRILFLDQSLKIVMAYPFVLFMLFFIAVHPILFFGSTLLSIMIVSSFSALFYAKRHSISESFWAYSYSILFTFGLFWITPYAIATANKSGWLTRGLAQGK
- a CDS encoding TlpA family protein disulfide reductase, producing MKNLFFTLTFLICSFTSANAQTEGLEIGDIIPDLDLPDAKGNVISLSSMRGALVLVDFWASWCGPCVKEQPELLKLYQKYPNKFMIYGVSLDSKKPAWLGAMAKLKQPWTQVSDLKLWNSPAVLNYKIQSIPFNALIDKNGIILAKNIHGNKLDELIKALTADK
- the nagA gene encoding N-acetylglucosamine-6-phosphate deacetylase encodes the protein MKQAIINTTIHTGEEIINNGVIIIENGTILSVQKEIPNDIKTIDLKGNHIAAGFIDIQINGGEKLYFSQTPTEETIQDIYESSLKYSTTHVLPCLISSSKETILQGIEAVRNYKEKYNNGVIGMHLEGPFLNPLKRGAHSIDQVRKPTNSELEEIIRHGKDVIKVITIAPECFTDEQLNMLLESGITISIGHSTITHKEAQVYFSKGIKLVTHLFNAMTQFGHREPGLVGATLENENVYAPVILDGAHCDYAAAKLAYKLKQDKFFLISDATFLGRKIADFKWGNFDAHLENGFYRNNEGNLAGATISMQEAVQNAYNHLNVSADEAVKMASTHVANAIGMGNKLGKIKTGFPASFVKFNADLTTIETLNFNTI
- a CDS encoding winged helix-turn-helix transcriptional regulator — translated: MYQRKIPIDYNCGLTVAMEVVGSKWKFCLLDEIYKGIKRPKDLVLAINGISKRVLQNQLRELESHGLLAKTIYTEVPLRVEYYLTETGESLLPLIVALDKWGIDFAPQLKTILKKESEAIAL